CATGCTCCAACACGTACAAGCAAAGCGCGAGCCATCCTTTTCATCAACTGTGAAACGAGAGAGTACAAACGACTGCACCAGTTCGCAGCAAGTAAAGGACACTCGCTATCCCCAAACtccacgcaagcgcataAAATCAGCGTCTCCTAGTCCTGCGAAACTTCAATATGCATCTAAAAACACGCCTACACTGCATTCGTTTTGGTCTTGAACTACTGATTGTCTTTCGCACGGTGCCCGAACCGTTTTTTACTGAAAAGCGGCGGAGGTGCCTTGACAGTGTACACATCTACCTCGCTTGATCCCTTGCTCTTTTCCACGCGAAGGTCAAATTTCAGTTCGTTGGAATCCTCCATGTAATCGACAGCGCACCAATTGCGTGCACCGATTATGTATTTATTACTCTGCTTGCTCCCATCTGGATTGTTCTTGAACATGGGCAGCATGCGTTCCCTTGTATTAATGGAGAACAAGCTGCGGTGCTTCTTTACAGCAAGTGTGTTGATCAGTTTTAGGACCGGGCCTGGAGGCGGGGCATTAACAATAGCACTTGTGATCATCGCCAACATGTACCGGTGGTCCTTGGCGGGAGATGTATTCATTGCCGTGTAAAAGTAACCACATCCGCCTGCGTGCACATCGCCACTAATGAAGGTAATCCGAAGCTTTTGCTTCAATGCCACTTCTTGGAGACGCTCAATAAGTACATTCCTTTCGTGTTTGTGCTTTGCCGCACACCAGTGATCGTTCAAGTCATCGAGCAACTCGACTTGGCCATTGAAGTTGTTTGTGAATGACGGTAAGAGTTTCTTGATAAGATAAATAATGGGGTTGAATCGGCTTGTTAGAATGTTTTCAAGAAAGACCATGCGGGGATATGCCAATGGGACACCCAACTGAATGATTACATGCTGTGCGGTAGGCGGCAATGCACGAAGCTCCcggaagcagcgcttgtaCGTGTCCAATGCACACACTTGCGTCAGCTTgcgttgcgcacggcaatCCAGCAAAAGCATGTACTGCTTAGGGCCCAGCTTTACCAACAAATTGTGGGTTGGGAAAGGAATGTAGGCACCTGGTCCGCCAATAATTAAGGACGAAAAAGGAGAGGGGTTAGGATCCGACGTATCCTCATTGCTCACTCCATCCACCTCGTCGTTCATAAACATTTGGAAGAGGAGGTAGAAAAAGTAGCCGCGACTGCCGATTGCATTGAATACGGGTGACTTCATGAGATCGTCTGGGTACGTGCCAAACCCGTCAATAAGGTCGTGATCATCCAACATATTGACCATAGGAATGTAAGCTGCTGCTTGGGAAAATGTGCCACTTCCAAACCACTTTGTATAGTTGCGGAAGAGAAACCTATCAATGGCAGTAGCAATTTCAGGCGTCAACGGCGACTTGTTGGCGTGGTTAGTCTCGGACGAAAAAATAGGAGCAATTTCTGCCTCCTGTACAATTTTATCATTGTATACTGATGTTAATTGAGTTCACGTCGACATACTTTGGTCCCCACCGCCCATAACAATATGGAACGGGTTCTTTTTGTGTTCCGCCAGCATATCATTCCACAATGGATCCGCGCCATTCCACTCAGTAGGGTCAATACTACTGCTGAATCCATTGCACGAGTGCGAGGCCCAGCGGAAGTTTTGTTCACTTGCAGGTACGTGGAAATTGGCTTGTTCAGTTACCCCATCAATTTCGTATGCTACCACCTGAGACACTTCCAGAACCGAGAGCTCAATTTTGTAGCGCCAGAAAGTGTGTTCCATATTCTCTTCGTCATGGTAGGTCCAAAGCGCGAGTGGATCGCTCTGCATGGAAGAGCCGCAGGCTTCTCCTACACTGCCAGCATCACACTTAAACGGCGCGTATTGCAACGGTGGTGGCATAGGAGCTGCGCCAGGAGCATGCTCAACTACTATTAGCACAAAAGCATGGTATATTCCTCTATTGTCCACATTATCATAGCGCAACAATGGGCCGACGTCCAATTTCCAATACGACATGACGGGTAGCAATAACGGACAACCGGGACCAGGAGGATTATAAATCGAGTTCGCAACTTCTCCACATGCACCGCGTCACAATGCCAAGCACATATTGGGAGGCAAGCGTGGCTCGAGACGGcatcgtgcgtgcgccaaacCGCTGACATAAGGCACCATATCACCATAATGCACATCTTTATCCCGTATTTAGAAACGTGCGTGATTACGGCGCTGTAGGAGAGTACGTATTGCTCTTACTGATCGCAGTGGCCACGCGGATGATACAGCTGCCATCAACAGGGCCATCCAGGATGCCGAGCGTACTGGGAGCAAGGCGGATAGCTCTACTGTAGCTCCTGCGTTGGTCTACCTTCCTCCTGGAAGATACCGTGTTTCGCGCCCAATCATTGCATATTATAACACGCATATTCTTGGCGACCCAATGGACCGACCAACACTCGTTCCGTTCCCACATTTCGAAGGAATTGCCGTGATTGACGAGAATCCGTATGAACCGGGGGGTCGCAATTGGTATATTCCGCAGAACAACTTTTTTCGCTCCGTGGCCAACCTGGTCATTGACCTTACAGAAATGCCGCAGCATACAGGGACGGGCATCCACCATCAAGTAAGCCAATCGACCGGTCTATCGAATATCCATTTTGAAATGAGAATTGGCGGTAATACACAGCAACAAGGTGTATTTATGGAGAACGGAAGCGGTGGGTTCATGTCGGATTTGTCGTTTACAGGCGGCCGATTCGGCGCGTGGCTCGGAAACCAGCAATTCaccgtgcgcaatgcgcgctttcGCCAGTGCAAAACCGCTATATGTCAACACTGGAACTGGGCGTGGACATACATGGATATTGATATTGAACACTGTCAAGTCGGGCTGGAAATGCTCGGGATGCTACCAGACAAACAGGGAGTGGGATCGCTGATCTTGTCCGATTGGTACGTGCGAGAAACACAGGTTGCAGTACAGCTGGAGCTCGCCTACACGGGCCGTCTTGTTCTCGACGCCTTCCATATCGAAAATGTGCCTGCAATTGTCCAAGAAATGGGGCAGACACCATTACTCGCGTCGAACTCCTCCAAGGAGCACATTTCATTTTGGCTGAAATGCCCCAGTACTGCAGGGACCAAACAGTGGGAAGGACTGAAGGTCATAGACAATGCTAGTGGCGCATTTTATGCTGGTTTCCCGAATCCGTCTCCAAAGCGGCCAAGTGGTCTTGTTGATCCACAAGGGCGGTGGTTTGGTCAAGAAAAGCCCCAGTGTACGTTGCTTTGCAGCCGCTAACCTCAGTTGCATCGGTGCCTGCGCCCTCGATTATCAGTGTCCGCACCGAAGGCGCAAAAGGTGATGGCGTTACCAACGACACAGTGGCGCTACAAGCTACTTTGATTAAGCATGTTGGATCTGTGATTTACGGTACGTGTTTGACCATCCATTAACACCAGTTCCTTACGGAGTGTACCTTCTCCGAGATACATTGCACATTCCTATTGGCACCAAGCTTGTCGGTGAGGCGCAGTCGATGTTTGTCGGCACAGGCATCATGtttgacgatgcgcagAAACCGCGCCCTGTAATTCGTGTTGGCTCGCCTGGCGAAGTAGGTGATTTAGTGATCTGCGATTTGATTTTCACGACGCGGGGCCCTGCGGCAGGTGCGGTCGTGGTGGAATGGAACGTACGCGAAAAAACGCAGGGCTCGGTGGCCATGTTTGACACACACATCCGCATCGGCGGAACGCAAGGCACAAACTTGGAGTTGGATACGTGCGGGAAAGACAAGCCTTTGCACGAGCTTCCACGGGCGAGCTTTTTGAATCTCCACCTGACCAAGAAAAGCAGCGGGTATTTTCAAAACGTCTGGATTTGGACGGCCGATCATGAATTagaccaaggcgcgccaGAGCAGCTCAACATTCTCAGTGGTCGTGGTGTGCTTATTGAATCACAAGGCCCCGTTTGGATGTACGGTACTGCCAGCGAGCACCAGCTGCTTTACCAATACTCCTTGGTAAACGCACACAATGTGATACTCGCCATGATCCAGACAGAGTCACCCTACTTTCAAGGACAGCACTTTGCACCTGCATCAGTGTGCGaagtgcgcagcaaatctTACCCCGACCCAGACTGTGCAAAGCGCTATGATTCACAAGGCGCATACAATCAGGAACAGGAGGATCGCGCTGTGGGGTTGCACATTGAAAATTGTCAAGATATTTACGTGTATGGAGCAGGGATGTATTCATTTTTTGACTCCTATGCTCAAGATACATTGCCGGAGCATGCatgccagcggcgcttgtgtaCAATTGACGATGGCCACGGAGAGTCCAGCAGGATTTGGATGCTGAACATGGCTACCGTTGGATCGGAAATTCTATTATCCGTTGACGGCCGCGATTATTATCCCGAGAAGCCTTTCCGCGAAGGGTTCTGCAGCACAGCAACGATGTGTCTGATCGATAgcacagcgcaagaaaAGATAGCGGTACTCTAGCACAGACCTTTTTTTGTGGAGGCATCGCAGGTCGGATGCATGTGGAGGACGTCGCCACACCGCGCGGCTATTCTCCtaccgcgccatggcacCTCGTCCGCCTTGGTCCTTTCTCGATTATCTTCATCGCGCCTCAGTGCTTGGCTTGTTAGGTGTGGCAGTACGTCAATACAGCTTTCTTACATGCAGGGATGGGGTTTGTGGCTCACTGCGGCCGTTTACATGAGCCGACTTGGGCATACGGAACGTGTATGTGTTCGAGGCTATACTAATTAAAGATTCCTTTGGGCAGCGCTATGGCGCCTGGCCGGACTTTGACAGACGTTGTGCGTAACTTTGCTGCTAACCATAGGCTGAGCAGGTGGTGTCCGAACAAAAAAAGCATGTGCCCGACGAGCAAAAACTCGCATAGTCgtggccgcgctgctttgctGTTCGCATCAGTGCTAATCACATGAAGCCAGATCATTGCTGTGCACATATACAGCTTAGTGATATCTTATACATAATTCGACAGGTATACTCCTTGACTAACAACACGTCGGGCGACTTTCATGATGGTCAAGAATTTGGCTAATATTGTACTTGCACAAATGGCTGCAGAAAAACTATGTAGCAACGCCAAGTATGCGAGCGTTGAACCTAGCCGTACATGTGCCTAGCCGTAGACAGGATCGCTAAGCGTGAAGGAGACGATACTCGCGCGCTGGCTCCGCAAATAAGCCTCGCCATAAAGGGAGCTTGTGTGTTCATAGTGCGGCTGGCGTTCGGCGTCCACGTTGTGGATATTGGGTATCGAATCGCGTACAGAGTGCATAGAGCGGACTGACTCTGtggcgcgtttgcgtgGAAAATCCGTGTTAGTGGTAGGCTTGGCGTGCTCGtcatgccgcgcgcgcagtggtGCGTACATTTTTGTCGCGTCATTCGCAGGCAAGTGTAGgtctgcaagcggcgcactgctTGGCAGTGCAAAGCGCAACAGGTCCGGCGCTTCAGCGCTTTGAGGAGGCGCAGATATGCTCGCGCTTTGTTTGTGTGCGATATCCTTTCGCAGAGATGACGTACGTgtgccaagcgcgtgctgccgccgcctgACGGCATGCGAGCCATGCATAAGCACCGTGTTAAGTTCTTCTTGCGATGTATTTCGCGGAACATGCTCAAAAGAGTGCAGTCCTGAAAATTCCGCAGAGTTGGTTTTGGGCAGTGGCGCTTGTTCCACAGCGGGCAGCACTTCGCGCGGCTTACCGCGGCCGATGCGCGTAAAGTACGATTTTAAGCTCCGACTGCGTGTAACGGATGGCTGTAAAAATGGTATATTTTCCTGTGCTTCCGGAAAAGATGCGAATGTCAAGAGTGGCGTTGTCTTGGCAGCGTTTTCGTCAAATTTAGCGGTGGGCCGTGCTTCAGCATTGTGGCGAAAAGGTATACGCATTAACGGGCTGCGCTGTACACCGGCAATATTTTGTTGCACATTTGCACGAGGCAAAGTAGTTGGCGTGCTTGCCACAAAGCCTGCTGGTGCATTCACCGCGCGGCTCGGACTAAGCGCCCCGACAGGGCGCTGTGGCGGCGTCGTGCACGCGGCCTCATCCAGCTCCACACGCGGCTGCACGGAGCCATGCATGCGTGTGTGCGTAGGAGTTACCGGTAGGTGCtctccgcgccgctcgctgctATGCAGACTCTttccacggcgcagcatccgtACCGACCAGGTGTTGGAAGTGGAAGAACAACGCGtggaggcgcagcgccacaTGGCACGTGCACGAACGCCCGCCGCCATACGTATCTTCCGCCATGGGCGGCTTGTATGTGACGCTGGTTCGCGCTTCGCAAATGGTGCAAGCGAGTGATAATAGGCTGGAGGAGCTTTGTATGGTACGGCATCAGAATACTGACCATTTCAGAGCGCGAATGtcgtggacgaggcgcattTTGCTTTTGTGTATGCTGCCACGGATCCAGCGTCGAACCGCGTCGCGGAAACACTGGTGGTAAGTAGCTGACGCTCCTTACGCTAGGCACACCGTACATCCATTCCGAGTATAAGGTCCGAGTTGCTGGACGAAGTAAGTATCGAGTACGTCGGCAAGCCTGCCGAGAACGTGCTCTTGCATCAATGGAAAGCTGTGATGCGCGAGTGCTCGGACTTGGACGTGCATGCCGCGGCCTCGATCGACGCTTTTGTAGTTCCGTGGATTGAGCGTGGTAGCGCTTCACACATTGCTGTTGTCGCGAGTGCGAGTGTGGTGGATAAAATCACGCACTCCCTGTTGCTtctgcgcagtgcgccgctcagCATCGTATGCGATATGCaacagcgtcgcgctcgctctGTTACGCTTGCAGCAGGTCCTGTTCTCCAGCTTATGGTTAAAAAAGCTGGTCTGCAAGGTACTCAGGCCTTGTACGACACATACATCCTAAAGAATGATGGCGCGAGATTAAGCAAGGCTACTGCAGAGTCAGTACAGGATGTACTGCCTGACGCACGCATTTCCCCACAACCATCGATTACGTTCAGCCCATCGAAAGCGCATATCGAAGGTAAAGCTTCGCCATGGTATCATCTGCGCACATCTCCAAGTCCGAACCGCGCGAAGCAAGGCGCGGGAATCTCATTGCCTGGGTTTGCGGGCGGCACTTCCTTGTCTTTGCCGCTAGGCGCACGGGCGCATGCTTCAGGCGTGCCGCAACCGCCACGGAACATGCATTTGTACGACACATCCGTGATGCTACGTTCCATAGAAAAGTGGGATCCTGTACGTGGCGTGGGCGACGCAATGGATATTGGGGAGGCTGTTTCGCCCCCGTTGGGCACACAGTCGCGTGCTTTGGACACGACTGAAACCCGCTCAGGCAGCCGCACGTACTCTTTTGGAGGTGGCTCGCGACTGCACCTGCCTGGACCGATCATTAGCCTCcgcacgagcggcgcagataCGCAGTCATCCAGCGGTGCGGTCACTTCGCCTGTACTGGCTCACAAAGGCAGCGCTGCCAGTGTGTATTCCATGTCTAGTACGGCACCATcggccagcgcctcgcaGAATACGTTGAGCAACGTGAGTGCATTCGCTCAAAGTCTCTTTTCACACACCTCCCTGCTTCAAGGCACACAGTGCAGCACACAGGACATGTCTAGCGAAGGCCCGCCCGACACTCTGTGGCAGGGCATCTGTTTGCGCCTGTTCCCGTTGTTTAACGGTGAGCCGGTCGGCATGCCGATCGAAGTGGTCAACGAGTGGGCGGAGCTCTATGTGCGCCAGCTAATGGTGTCGCAAGGGCCCGCCACTCCCTACGTCCTCGAGGAAACATGGGCAAAATTCTGCCGAACAAGCACGCTCGGCATCAATGCAAGGCTTCATCATCTCGAGGGACTCGCGCTGCTACAAGGTGTCgtcggcgcttggcggaTGTACTATGAGACCATTATTCCTTTCCTACACGCCGCAATCTTCCCGTTGGAGTCGTGCGTGCGGTACATGGCAGATACAATGGAGAGGTCCATGCTACGCACAGATGCAGGCCCACACGGTGCGAAAGAGCGCGTATCGGCGCGGAGGCATGCGGGGGAGGACGAGATGCATTGGGAGCATGGGTCGCCTGTGCTCAGCGATATCGCCACCAGCTCATCCGCATCGATAGAGGATGTGCCGGAAATGGAGCTTCCCTTGCCTTCAGCGATAAACGTACCGCGCCTAGATATCCAGCGCGCACTGCTTCTCTCGTTCCGCGACCGCGTTCTTCTCCCGATCAGCCGGTGGCTTCTCGCCGCTATTGCGCATATCGACGAACTCGCACGGTTTTCACCGCCGTTTGTGAGTCCACGACATGGGCCACAAGCGGACCAAATCGAGGTACGGCCCAAGGAACTCCGGCCGTACCTCTTGCAGCTCACTGGTGTCCTCGTTGGCTTGCACACCGATGACAATGCACAGGAGCGCGTGGAACATTTGCGGAACAGGCTGCTTTCGTCATTAACATCCGACGCGCCTTTGCCACTTTCGCCCAAACTTAGTCCCTCTCACACGCCGGATCGATACCATTTCCTAAAAGTGACCCCCTCGGAGTTGCACATCTAGAGTTGCATACCATTCACGCTAGCATTGCTAAATTTGGATTCTCTGGTAGCGCTGGTGGACGCCTAGTTGGCAGCCGCAAAAGAGCGCGGAGGCTAGGTATAtaagcgccgcggcataGCACGTCATCCCTGCAGCTTTGCCGTCCACAGGGTCGTCGGTCGAGCCCATAAACGCAGGCCAGTTGTGCGAGAACCCGTAGCCAAATACGGCGAGAATAAGCACACCCGCCACAGATATGATTGTGCAGAAGGACGCTACATATTAGATACTGTGCACTACGCACCAAGTCCCGTGCCAACAACCGGTCGCACTGCCATCACGGTACAGGAGGgacgcacttgcgcgctgccCGTGACGTGTCACGTGCGATGGCCCAAGCGCTCACCACCAGAGGCGGTGCGTCGGGCAGTGATAGCCGCTGGGGTTGTTCGACAGATAGGCTTGGTGGTACGGCTCGGCTTTGAAGCTTTGCGTTAGTAGGAATAGGACGTACAAATCAGAAACAGGGCGCGGTTCAATTGTCGTCACGATGCGCGTGCCTTTCGGGTCAaagtgctgcgcttggaCTGCTTCGGTgacgcgctttgcagtTTGCTCCTGTTCAGGTGTGTGCGGAAACAGGGCACTGCGGTACTGTGTACCAATATCGGGTCCTTGACCGTTGGCCTGCGTCGGGTCGTGCGTGCGGTAGAAAAACTCGACCAATTCTGCGTAGCTCACGCGGCTCGGATCAAACGCAAGCAGTGACGCCTCGGCATGCCCGGTCTTACCGGTGCATACCTGCTCGTAACTCGGGTTTGCAAACTTGTGGTTTCCGCCAATGTAGCCTACTTCGGCGTGAATGAGGCCTTTGTCGCCAAAGTACTTGCGAAAAATATATTCAGTGCCCCAGAAACAGCCATTCGCAAAGGTGGCTGTCTCAGTGCTGGCCGGAGTAGATGTGGACATCGTGTGGAAAGCAAAGCGCTCGATGACTGGTGTCGGGAGTCGAAGTGTACGCGCGGGACAAAGTGCACGACGCCACAAGGACATGTACGAAGCAAAGAAGCCTCCACATAGCAACGCGTTTTGCGACGATGGATTCGGCTGCTATGTACGTGGCAATGCGTCCTTACCCAGTCCCTTGCCTACTATTATTTGCACGATCGCCATAATTGCGGGCGCATGGTTTGCATACTCTCGGCTGACTCTGCCATCGTCAAAGCCGGGCGGTGGTGCGTACGATCCGCAAACGGGAattggccgcggcgcgcctggGTTCCGTACGTGTGAGCCACACGCTGACAACAGAAACAAATGTTCGCCGTGTTGCATTGCCTGCCGATCTCGTAGCTCGGATTCGTGCAGGTGAGGAGATTAGCCCTGAGGAAAttgctgccgcgcaagaaaaACTCGCTACCGGCcaagccgcagcgccgcaaaagccAGAGGACGAGTGGATTCCTGCGGGCCTGCGCAAGAAACAAGGGAACACGGGAGGGCGCCGCAAGGGGCGCAAGTAGTAGATATTCTATAGGTTCTTCAGTACAAGTATTATGAGCAGCACACAAAGGGCGCCCATCGTCGTCTCCAGCATGGTCACGACACGTGTATAGTATTGGATCCGCGTCTCGTACACCGAAGCAATGCTGCCATGCGACACATTTAGCTCAGGCTCAGGCATAGGTGTGGGCGCCGGCTCTTGCACAGAGGGAGACTCGGGCAAGCTCGTAGATGGCGTCGCATACATACTCGCagccgcgtgcgcgctcGT
This is a stretch of genomic DNA from Malassezia vespertilionis chromosome 1, complete sequence. It encodes these proteins:
- a CDS encoding peptide-methionine (S)-S-oxide reductase (COG:O; EggNog:ENOG503P2RD), which encodes MSTSTPASTETATFANGCFWGTEYIFRKYFGDKGLIHAEVGYIGGNHKFANPSYEQVCTGKTGHAEASLLAFDPSRVSYAELVEFFYRTHDPTQANGQGPDIGTQYRSALFPHTPEQEQTAKRVTEAVQAQHFDPKGTRIVTTIEPRPVSDLYVLFLLTQSFKAEPYHQAYLSNNPSGYHCPTHRLWW
- a CDS encoding uncharacterized protein (EggNog:ENOG503NVQT), which encodes MQSDPLALWTYHDEENMEHTFWRYKIELSVLEVSQVVAYEIDGVTEQANFHVPASEQNFRWASHSCNGFSSSIDPTEWNGADPLWNDMLAEHKKNPFHIVMGGGDQIYNDKIVQEAEIAPIFSSETNHANKSPLTPEIATAIDRFLFRNYTKWFGSGTFSQAAAYIPMVNMLDDHDLIDGFGTYPDDLMKSPVFNAIGSRGYFFYLLFQMFMNDEVDGVSNEDTSDPNPSPFSSLIIGGPGAYIPFPTHNLLVKLGPKQYMLLLDCRAQRKLTQVCALDTYKRCFRELRALPPTAQHVIIQLGVPLAYPRMVFLENILTSRFNPIIYLIKKLLPSFTNNFNGQVELLDDLNDHWCAAKHKHERNVLIERLQEVALKQKLRITFISGDVHAGGCGYFYTAMNTSPAKDHRYMLAMITSAIVNAPPPGPVLKLINTLAVKKHRSLFSINTRERMLPMFKNNPDGSKQSNKYIIGARNWCAVDYMEDSNELKFDLRVEKSKGSSEVDVYTVKAPPPLFSKKRFGHRAKDNQ
- a CDS encoding uncharacterized protein (COG:G; EggNog:ENOG503NW2N), which produces MPHPSLVGEAQSMFVGTGIMFDDAQKPRPVIRVGSPGEVGDLVICDLIFTTRGPAAGAVVVEWNVREKTQGSVAMFDTHIRIGGTQGTNLELDTCGKDKPLHELPRASFLNLHLTKKSSGYFQNVWIWTADHELDQGAPEQLNILSGRGVLIESQGPVWMYGTASEHQLLYQYSLVNAHNVILAMIQTESPYFQGQHFAPASVCEVRSKSYPDPDCAKRYDSQGAYNQEQEDRAVGLHIENCQDIYVYGAGMYSFFDSYAQDTLPEHACQRRLCTIDDGHGESSRIWMLNMATVGSEILLSVDGRDYYPEKPFREGFCSTATMCLIDSTAQEKIAVL
- a CDS encoding uncharacterized protein (COG:G; EggNog:ENOG503NY3H) → MGGLYVTLVRASQMVQASDNRLEELCMSANVVDEAHFAFVYAATDPASNRVAETLVAHRTSIPSIRSELLDEVSIEYVGKPAENVLLHQWKAVMRECSDLDVHAAASIDAFVVPWIERGSASHIAVVASASVVDKITHSLLLLRSAPLSIVCDMQQRRARSVTLAAGPVLQLMVKKAGLQGTQALYDTYILKNDGARLSKATAESVQDVLPDARISPQPSITFSPSKAHIEGKASPWYHLRTSPSPNRAKQGAGISLPGFAGGTSLSLPLGARAHASGVPQPPRNMHLYDTSVMLRSIEKWDPVRGVGDAMDIGEAVSPPLGTQSRALDTTETRSGSRTYSFGGGSRLHLPGPIISLRTSGADTQSSSGAVTSPVLAHKGSAASVYSMSSTAPSASASQNTLSNVSAFAQSLFSHTSLLQGTQCSTQDMSSEGPPDTLWQGICLRLFPLFNGEPVGMPIEVVNEWAELYVRQLMVSQGPATPYVLEETWAKFCRTSTLGINARLHHLEGLALLQGVVGAWRMYYETIIPFLHAAIFPLESCVRYMADTMERSMLRTDAGPHGAKERVSARRHAGEDEMHWEHGSPVLSDIATSSSASIEDVPEMELPLPSAINVPRLDIQRALLLSFRDRVLLPISRWLLAAIAHIDELARFSPPFVSPRHGPQADQIEVRPKELRPYLLQLTGVLVGLHTDDNAQERVEHLRNRLLSSLTSDAPLPLSPKLSPSHTPDRYHFLKVTPSELHI
- a CDS encoding uncharacterized protein (EggNog:ENOG503P8HG; TransMembrane:1 (o6-25i)) — translated: MDSAAIPLPTIICTIAIIAGAWFAYSRLTLPSSKPGGGAYDPQTGIGRGAPGFQTNVRRVALPADLVARIRAGEEISPEEIAAAQEKLATGQAAAPQKPEDEWIPAGLRKKQGNTGGRRKGRK